GCCGAGTTTCAGAGGTGGGCAGACTACACGGAGCGCCTGAAGGCATCCGGGTGCTACCTCGGCGGCGAGGCCCTGCAGCCGAGCTCCACCGCAACGACGGTCCGGGTGAGGGGCGGGAAGACGCTGACCACGGACGGGCCATTCGCGGAGACGAAGGAGCAGCTCGGCGGGTTCTACATGGTCAACTGCAAGGACCTGGACGAGGCCCTGAAGTGGGCGGCCCAGATCCCGAGCGTGGACCGCGGCCCGGTCGAGGTGCGACCGATCATGGAGTTCGGGGAGCCGTAGCCGGCCATGGGTGCGGATGAGGGCGCGCCCGGCTCCGGGGACGTGCGTCCGGAGTCAGGCGTGCCCGGTGCCGAGGCGCGCGAGACGCTGGAGGCCGTTTTCCGGCGGGAGCGCTCGCAGATCCTCGGCGTCCTCATCCGCCTGACCGGCGACTTCTCGCTGGCCGAAGATGCGCTCCAGGAGGCGTTCGCGGAGGCGCTCTCCCGGTGGCCGGCGGATGGTGTGCCGCCGCGTCCGGCGGGCTGGATCACGACGACTGCGCGTCGCCGGGCGATCGATACGGTGCGTCGCGCCCGGACCTACCGCCGCCGTCGCGAGGCGCTCGAGCGACTCGTCGCCGCCGAAGGCCTCGCGTTGGAGGTGCCGGTTGCCGTGCCGGGTGAAGACGGGTCGCCGCATGACGACCGGCTCCGGCTCCTCTTCACCTGTTGTCACCCCTCCTTGTCAC
The Gemmatimonadota bacterium genome window above contains:
- a CDS encoding YciI family protein, with amino-acid sequence MRYLILIYENEATAPNDPAEFQRWADYTERLKASGCYLGGEALQPSSTATTVRVRGGKTLTTDGPFAETKEQLGGFYMVNCKDLDEALKWAAQIPSVDRGPVEVRPIMEFGEP